One region of Haloprofundus salilacus genomic DNA includes:
- a CDS encoding GNAT family N-acetyltransferase has protein sequence MNVQIEPARMDEAARIAEMWVALAVGQREFGSHLHAEENRTQIHDAITRHIVTGGLFVARADDSELVGFVMFGPETDGYAQDVSRGAIQNVYVEPRFRNDGVGTALMDAAESALADAGAEVVRLEAMAGNEAARRLYEKRGYRVHRVELEKRVENDNNAPTDR, from the coding sequence GTGAACGTACAGATAGAACCGGCGAGGATGGACGAGGCAGCGCGTATCGCCGAGATGTGGGTGGCGCTCGCCGTCGGACAGCGCGAGTTCGGGTCACACCTCCACGCCGAGGAGAACCGCACCCAAATTCACGACGCGATTACGCGGCATATCGTCACCGGCGGCCTGTTCGTCGCGCGCGCGGACGACTCCGAACTCGTCGGCTTCGTTATGTTCGGACCGGAGACCGACGGCTACGCCCAGGACGTTTCTCGCGGCGCGATTCAGAACGTCTACGTCGAACCGCGCTTCCGAAACGATGGCGTCGGAACCGCGCTCATGGACGCCGCCGAGAGCGCCCTCGCCGACGCTGGTGCGGAGGTGGTCCGCCTCGAAGCGATGGCCGGAAACGAGGCTGCCCGGCGGTTGTACGAAAAACGGGGCTACCGCGTCCACCGCGTCGAGTTGGAGAAGCGTGTCGAAAACGATAATAACGCCCCGACGGACCGATAA
- a CDS encoding branched-chain amino acid ABC transporter permease — protein sequence MRGLVIGLAGVGLSMTYSILNFANFSHGDYISAGAFSGWATTYLVAGLGRADIGSLLLVGAGGSVFGGALGIGVSTTPLAVVLGVVIAGVGTVLLSLFVDRTVFKPLRNEGGITLLIASIGVAFALRYLMQFVFGSEVRGTTSQPPAYSFYVIDGWLRVNYHDMTLFVIAVGLMLAVHLLLQRSKLGKAMRAMADNGDLARITGIPTEHVVRWTWIIGGALTGVAGYMFVLWKGTLAFDDGWLLLLLIFAAVILGGIGSVYGAIAGGIVIGLTASMAVIWIPSAFARAAAFVVMILILLVRPQGIFAGRSTA from the coding sequence ATGCGCGGACTCGTCATTGGACTCGCCGGAGTCGGTCTCTCGATGACGTACAGTATTCTGAACTTCGCGAACTTCTCGCACGGCGATTACATCTCGGCGGGTGCGTTCTCCGGGTGGGCGACGACGTACCTCGTCGCCGGTCTCGGCCGCGCGGACATCGGGTCGCTGTTGCTCGTGGGCGCTGGCGGGTCGGTGTTCGGCGGCGCGCTGGGCATCGGCGTCTCAACGACGCCGCTGGCGGTCGTCCTCGGCGTCGTCATCGCGGGCGTTGGCACGGTGCTTCTGTCGCTGTTCGTCGACCGAACCGTGTTCAAACCGCTGCGCAATGAGGGCGGAATTACGCTTCTCATCGCCAGTATCGGCGTCGCGTTCGCGCTTCGGTACCTCATGCAGTTCGTCTTCGGCTCCGAGGTTCGGGGGACGACTTCGCAGCCGCCCGCGTACTCGTTCTACGTCATCGACGGGTGGCTCCGCGTCAACTACCACGATATGACGTTATTCGTTATCGCCGTCGGCTTGATGCTCGCGGTCCACCTGCTCCTGCAGCGGAGCAAACTCGGCAAGGCGATGCGCGCGATGGCCGACAACGGTGACCTCGCACGCATCACCGGCATCCCGACCGAACACGTCGTTCGCTGGACGTGGATCATCGGCGGCGCACTCACCGGCGTCGCGGGCTACATGTTCGTCCTCTGGAAAGGGACGCTCGCGTTCGACGACGGGTGGCTGCTCCTGCTGTTGATCTTCGCGGCGGTCATCCTCGGCGGCATCGGGTCGGTGTACGGCGCTATCGCCGGTGGCATCGTCATCGGTCTCACTGCGTCGATGGCAGTCATCTGGATACCGTCGGCGTTCGCCCGTGCCGCTGCGTTCGTCGTGATGATTCTCATCCTGCTCGTTCGTCCGCAGGGCATCTTCGCCGGGAGGTCGACGGCATGA
- a CDS encoding branched-chain amino acid ABC transporter permease: protein MSADADSGENATRSRVDDVMGRLRDGDTGLILLVLGGIYLAYILSGVVLGYQLRGQLNSVAALTFYIGVFGLLALALNLHWGYTGLFNIGVVGFMAVGIYVMALVSKPVYTPGGAAQVGGLGLPLWVGVLAGMLAAAVFGFVVALPALRLRADYLAIVTIAMSEIVRFSFLAGEFQQFQLFGERVGFGGGSGLILDYTQPLEAFFRAFGLWDAYLSFVGAFGTFGPLNLNNPKPIVDNLVYGGVLLLFVAGYYWLLKRTGESPFGRVLKAIREDEDVANALGKNTNQFKIKSFMLGCALMGLAGILWLAGQGAVTPNFFRPRITFFVWIALIIGGAGSNTGSVLGGAIFAGVLYQGPLYLKNVLEAVLPQTDAPNGFGPAVAPIFQSLDPLPFVWYTLDSIRQLQLVIMGLVLIWLMHNRPEGLLGHRKEIAASIDLSRPDSPSSTPTAATDGGERDE, encoded by the coding sequence ATGAGCGCCGACGCCGATTCGGGCGAAAACGCGACGAGGAGCCGCGTCGACGACGTGATGGGGAGGCTCCGAGACGGCGACACGGGGTTGATTCTCCTCGTCCTCGGCGGCATCTATCTCGCGTACATCCTCAGCGGCGTCGTCCTCGGCTACCAACTCCGCGGGCAGCTGAACTCCGTGGCAGCGCTGACGTTTTACATCGGCGTGTTCGGGCTGCTGGCGCTGGCGCTGAACCTCCACTGGGGTTACACCGGGCTGTTCAACATCGGTGTCGTCGGCTTCATGGCCGTAGGCATCTACGTGATGGCGCTCGTCTCGAAACCCGTCTACACGCCGGGCGGCGCGGCGCAGGTCGGTGGACTCGGACTCCCGCTGTGGGTCGGCGTGCTCGCCGGGATGCTCGCGGCGGCGGTGTTCGGCTTCGTCGTCGCGCTCCCGGCGTTACGGTTGCGAGCGGACTACCTCGCCATCGTCACCATCGCGATGTCCGAAATCGTCCGCTTCTCGTTTCTCGCCGGCGAGTTCCAACAGTTCCAACTGTTCGGCGAGCGTGTCGGCTTCGGCGGCGGGTCGGGACTCATCCTCGACTACACACAGCCGCTGGAGGCGTTCTTCAGAGCGTTCGGACTCTGGGACGCGTATCTCAGCTTCGTGGGGGCGTTCGGCACGTTCGGGCCGCTGAACCTGAACAACCCGAAACCCATCGTCGACAACCTCGTCTACGGTGGGGTGCTGTTGCTGTTCGTCGCGGGCTACTACTGGCTGCTGAAGCGCACCGGCGAGTCGCCGTTCGGACGCGTCCTGAAGGCGATTCGCGAGGACGAGGACGTGGCGAACGCGCTCGGCAAGAACACGAACCAGTTCAAGATCAAGTCGTTCATGCTCGGCTGTGCGCTCATGGGTCTCGCTGGGATTCTCTGGCTGGCCGGACAGGGTGCGGTGACGCCGAACTTCTTCCGCCCGCGTATCACCTTCTTCGTCTGGATCGCGCTCATCATCGGCGGAGCCGGGTCGAACACGGGGAGCGTCCTCGGCGGCGCCATCTTCGCCGGGGTGCTGTATCAGGGACCGCTCTACCTCAAGAACGTCCTGGAGGCGGTGCTCCCGCAGACCGACGCGCCGAACGGGTTCGGACCGGCGGTCGCGCCGATCTTCCAGTCGCTCGACCCGCTCCCGTTCGTCTGGTACACCCTCGACAGCATCCGACAGCTCCAGTTGGTCATCATGGGTCTCGTACTCATCTGGCTGATGCACAACCGCCCGGAGGGGCTGTTGGGCCATCGCAAGGAGATCGCGGCGAGTATCGACCTCTCGCGTCCGGATAGTCCGTCGTCGACACCGACGGCAGCGACAGACGGGGGCGAGCGCGATGAGTGA
- a CDS encoding ABC transporter ATP-binding protein, whose amino-acid sequence MSEASGPNEATDETETTDEMTDTTTQSTATEQQPTETHDAGTTASDAAEYPLRVENLRKTFGGIVAVDDASFEVERGTLTGLIGPNGAGKSTTFNLITGMYTPDAGRVVFNGEEITGLPPYRVADRGLVRTFQIARELSEMTVLENMMLAPKQQRGEALWRSVTPGVRNDVVRQEEELLDRAWEMLDFFEIDHLAEEYAGNLSGGQRKLLEMARALLTDPDMLLLDEPFAGVNPSLERRLLEHVHELREQGYTFLLVEHDMDLIMENCEHVIVMHQGRVLTEGTPADIKQNKQVVEAYLGGNV is encoded by the coding sequence ATGAGTGAAGCGAGCGGACCGAACGAGGCGACCGACGAGACGGAGACGACCGACGAGATGACGGACACGACGACCCAGTCGACGGCGACCGAACAGCAACCGACCGAGACGCACGACGCCGGAACCACTGCCTCCGACGCGGCGGAGTATCCGCTCCGCGTCGAGAACCTCCGCAAGACGTTCGGAGGCATCGTCGCCGTCGACGACGCGAGTTTCGAGGTCGAACGCGGCACGCTCACGGGCCTCATCGGTCCCAACGGTGCCGGGAAGTCGACGACGTTCAACCTCATCACGGGGATGTACACGCCCGACGCGGGACGCGTCGTCTTCAACGGCGAAGAGATCACGGGACTGCCGCCGTACCGCGTCGCCGACAGGGGACTCGTCCGGACGTTCCAGATCGCCCGCGAACTCTCCGAGATGACCGTCCTGGAGAACATGATGCTCGCGCCGAAGCAGCAGCGCGGCGAAGCGCTGTGGCGCTCGGTGACGCCGGGCGTCCGAAACGACGTCGTTCGACAGGAGGAAGAGTTGCTCGACAGGGCGTGGGAGATGCTCGACTTCTTCGAGATAGACCACCTCGCCGAGGAGTACGCGGGCAACCTCTCGGGCGGTCAACGGAAACTGCTGGAGATGGCGCGCGCGCTCCTGACGGACCCCGATATGCTGCTTCTGGACGAACCGTTCGCGGGCGTCAACCCGTCGCTGGAGCGCCGTCTGCTCGAACACGTCCACGAACTGCGCGAGCAGGGTTACACGTTCCTGTTAGTCGAACACGATATGGACCTCATCATGGAGAACTGCGAGCACGTCATCGTGATGCACCAAGGGAGGGTGCTCACCGAAGGGACGCCCGCCGACATTAAGCAGAACAAACAGGTCGTCGAAGCGTACCTCGGAGGGAACGTATGA
- a CDS encoding SPW repeat protein, protein MSNNTTEERSRSQSANPDESGKGLSAVIALLGLWMVIQAFVFDITATQFGNDVIIGGLLFAVGAYNYSRRSNEKVGSIAAASVAALLGLWLIAAPFMFGADAGFTEATNDLAFWNDIIVGLLAFALGAYSAYEAREDRKQAEARRTAT, encoded by the coding sequence ATGAGTAACAATACTACGGAAGAGCGGTCGCGCAGCCAGAGCGCGAACCCGGACGAGAGCGGCAAGGGATTATCGGCAGTCATCGCGCTGCTTGGGCTGTGGATGGTGATTCAAGCGTTCGTGTTCGACATCACAGCCACGCAGTTCGGGAACGACGTCATCATCGGCGGCCTCCTGTTCGCCGTCGGCGCGTACAATTACTCCCGCCGATCGAACGAAAAGGTTGGAAGCATCGCTGCCGCTTCAGTCGCTGCGCTGTTGGGTCTGTGGCTCATCGCAGCGCCGTTCATGTTCGGCGCTGACGCGGGATTCACAGAGGCCACCAACGACTTGGCGTTTTGGAACGACATCATCGTCGGCCTCCTTGCGTTCGCCCTCGGTGCCTACAGTGCCTACGAGGCGCGCGAGGACCGCAAGCAAGCGGAAGCCCGAAGAACAGCAACCTGA